The Microbacterium sp. LWH7-1.2 genome window below encodes:
- a CDS encoding alpha/beta hydrolase, translated as MGAIKPRAGTDHRGAAVAGATPEALPHVEGVRHRFVDLPGLRMHVAEAGDGPPLLLLHGFPQHWWAWRKVLPALAAHYRVICPDLRGSGWTDAPPDGYTSEQLVDDVIALLDALQVDRVDMMGYDSGGIVGFRVCLSHPQRVGRFVSFGTPHPYPAFHPRILLHLWRLWPMFAIATPGLGPWLLRSGRQPLPRWLMTADTRDPEVFPPDVVEQYVSRLRDPARARAGSRLYRDLVMTEARRSGARAYHGTRLTTPTLSLYGAVLYGSNPPSGEHPEILDGYQEHADDFTLEHIPGAGYYIAEEQPDVVAARARAFLTAPSHGEG; from the coding sequence ATGGGCGCGATCAAGCCCCGAGCGGGCACCGATCACCGAGGGGCGGCGGTCGCCGGCGCCACACCCGAGGCACTGCCGCATGTCGAGGGCGTGCGCCACCGGTTCGTCGATCTGCCGGGTCTGCGCATGCACGTCGCGGAGGCCGGCGACGGCCCGCCCCTCCTCCTGCTGCACGGCTTTCCGCAGCACTGGTGGGCCTGGCGAAAGGTGCTCCCGGCGCTGGCCGCCCACTACCGCGTGATCTGTCCCGACCTGCGCGGGTCGGGCTGGACCGACGCCCCGCCCGACGGCTACACGTCCGAACAGCTGGTCGACGACGTGATCGCGCTCCTCGACGCCCTGCAGGTCGACCGCGTCGACATGATGGGGTACGACTCGGGCGGGATCGTGGGTTTCCGGGTGTGCCTGTCGCATCCTCAGCGGGTCGGCCGGTTCGTGTCGTTCGGCACGCCGCACCCCTACCCCGCATTCCACCCGCGGATCCTGCTGCACCTGTGGCGGCTGTGGCCGATGTTCGCGATCGCCACGCCCGGGCTCGGACCGTGGCTGCTTCGAAGCGGGCGGCAGCCGCTGCCGCGGTGGCTGATGACCGCGGACACCCGGGATCCCGAGGTCTTTCCGCCCGACGTCGTCGAGCAGTACGTATCGCGCCTCCGCGACCCCGCACGGGCGCGCGCCGGGTCGCGGCTGTACCGCGACCTGGTCATGACCGAGGCACGGCGCTCAGGTGCGCGCGCCTACCACGGCACCCGCCTCACGACTCCCACGCTCTCGCTGTACGGAGCGGTCCTCTATGGCAGCAACCCGCCGTCAGGGGAACACCCCGAGATCCTCGACGGGTACCAGGAGCATGCCGACGACTTCACCCTCGAGCACATCCCGGGCGCCGGGTACTACATCGCCGAGGAGCAGCCCGACGTGGTGGCCGCCCGCGCCCGCGCCTTCCTCACCGCTCCCTCCCACGGCGAGGGGTAG
- a CDS encoding amidohydrolase gives MITNYVNGRVFTADPDPENAWAEAFTLRDDVIAFVGDSAEVPEADDTVDLQGRLVLPGFTDAHTHLLMMGAALGQVHLTDARSLDEIQSRLREARDRDPDAAVLRGRGWLFDSVPGGAPTAAMIDAVVSDIPVYLDANDYHSCWVNRAALAELGITRDTPDPLGGEIARDADGEPTGMLYETAAVQFAWAHRDASTTDADRDEAAERAIDAYLATGVTGVVDMAFDEFGLAAFERARARRGGDLPIRVAAHWLIENTGDDAANVAQVARAAELADNPSSPWLRVVGIKLILDGVIDACTAAMRHPYAHGTNAAPIWPLEQLKPVVAAADAAGLQIAQHAIGDLASDIALDAIEHAIAVNGPRDRRHRIEHLEYAAPETAARLASLGVTASMQPVHSDPAIFANWAEMLGDERVERAFAWPEYEEAGALLAFSTDAPTAPHSSLANMYIAATRASALERAVPATHPQYALPLERAIGHATRDAAASVGDGEWRGRIAAGFAADFTVLDTDPFAVGAEALLDTRVVETIVAGRSRYAASVEPVEARRR, from the coding sequence ATGATCACCAACTACGTCAACGGTCGCGTCTTCACCGCCGACCCCGACCCCGAGAACGCGTGGGCAGAGGCGTTCACCCTCCGCGACGACGTCATCGCGTTCGTCGGCGACAGTGCGGAGGTCCCCGAGGCCGACGACACCGTCGACCTGCAGGGCCGGCTGGTGCTGCCCGGTTTCACCGACGCCCACACGCATCTGCTCATGATGGGCGCGGCGCTCGGGCAGGTGCACCTCACCGACGCCCGGTCGCTGGACGAGATCCAGTCCCGGCTGCGCGAGGCGCGCGATCGGGATCCGGATGCTGCGGTCCTGCGCGGACGCGGATGGCTCTTCGACTCCGTCCCCGGCGGAGCGCCCACCGCGGCGATGATCGACGCCGTGGTCTCCGACATCCCCGTCTATCTCGACGCCAACGACTACCACTCGTGCTGGGTCAACCGCGCGGCCCTCGCCGAGCTCGGCATCACGCGTGACACGCCGGATCCGCTGGGCGGCGAGATCGCCCGCGACGCCGACGGCGAGCCGACCGGGATGCTGTACGAGACGGCGGCGGTGCAGTTCGCGTGGGCCCACCGCGACGCGAGCACGACCGATGCCGACCGCGACGAGGCTGCCGAGCGTGCGATCGACGCATACCTCGCGACCGGTGTCACCGGGGTCGTCGACATGGCCTTCGACGAGTTCGGACTCGCCGCCTTCGAGCGCGCCCGCGCCCGCCGCGGGGGCGACCTGCCGATCCGGGTCGCCGCGCACTGGCTCATCGAGAACACCGGGGACGACGCGGCGAACGTCGCGCAGGTGGCCCGCGCGGCCGAGCTCGCCGACAACCCGTCGTCGCCATGGCTGCGGGTCGTCGGCATCAAGCTCATCCTCGACGGCGTCATCGACGCGTGCACCGCCGCGATGCGCCACCCGTACGCCCACGGAACGAACGCGGCTCCGATCTGGCCACTCGAGCAGCTCAAGCCTGTGGTCGCGGCCGCCGACGCGGCCGGCTTGCAGATCGCGCAGCACGCGATCGGCGACCTCGCGAGCGACATCGCCCTCGATGCCATCGAGCACGCGATCGCGGTCAACGGCCCGCGCGACCGGCGGCACCGCATCGAGCACCTCGAGTACGCCGCTCCCGAGACCGCGGCGCGGCTGGCGTCACTCGGTGTCACGGCGTCGATGCAGCCGGTCCACTCCGACCCCGCGATCTTCGCAAACTGGGCCGAGATGCTCGGCGACGAACGTGTCGAGCGCGCCTTCGCATGGCCCGAGTACGAGGAGGCCGGGGCGCTGCTGGCGTTCTCGACCGACGCGCCGACGGCGCCGCACAGCTCGCTCGCGAACATGTACATCGCCGCGACGCGCGCCTCCGCGCTCGAAAGGGCCGTGCCCGCGACCCACCCCCAGTACGCGCTGCCGCTCGAGCGCGCGATCGGTCACGCGACGCGCGACGCCGCCGCCTCCGTCGGTGACGGCGAGTGGCGCGGACGCATCGCCGCCGGCTTCGCCGCCGATTTCACGGTGCTCGACACCGACCCGTTCGCGGTCGGGGCGGAAGCGCTGCTGGACACTCGGGTCGTGGAGACGATCGTCGCCGGGCGCTCCCGCTACGCCGCGTCCGTCGAGCCCGTTGAGGCGCGCCGCCGGTGA
- a CDS encoding cytosine permease — MTHSQTALDDEFVDTASRPETRGIELVGDAERHGRARDLFFIWAAPSVSILNLTVGATLILLGLELWQSIAVILAASLLWVFPGLIAGSGPASGTSGSVVTRAMYGILGNRLFVAFVGWFIGAVFLSLTWLASSFMGADLLRRMGLEDPVWVPIGVTVVVATITILVAIFGHGLIVRAYSYMAATLFVIFLGVAAFILPTVDWQYTAPVPLEGVGLWSAMAIGFTILASTPLSFINSPDIARYLPRSTKPSHIALATGLGGGIPFIVFTIVGVLLATGLSGAAFEAGLDVALLDLLPGWFGPILVIGVVINTIALNAMTTYTSSMALQAIGFRLRRIPAAIIVGAVGTALTIYLVLSSSLLEAANLMLQFLVIVSGPAMAIFVVDVLLRRYRYDGVELFDDHPGGRFWYSGGWGLPGVIALLVGGLATALCLSTSVWSGPIAMATGYIDLSVPVGMLVAAALYAGLQRTPLGRKGRP; from the coding sequence GTGACCCATTCACAGACGGCACTCGATGACGAGTTCGTCGACACCGCATCGCGTCCCGAGACGCGCGGAATCGAGCTGGTCGGCGACGCCGAACGCCACGGCCGTGCACGGGACCTCTTCTTCATCTGGGCGGCGCCGAGCGTCAGCATCCTGAATCTGACCGTCGGCGCGACGCTCATCCTGCTCGGGCTGGAGCTGTGGCAGTCGATCGCGGTCATCCTCGCCGCCTCGCTGCTGTGGGTCTTCCCCGGCCTCATCGCCGGCAGCGGACCCGCGTCCGGCACCTCCGGCTCCGTCGTGACGCGGGCGATGTACGGCATCCTCGGCAACCGGCTCTTCGTGGCGTTCGTCGGCTGGTTCATCGGCGCGGTGTTCCTGTCGCTGACGTGGCTCGCCTCGTCGTTCATGGGGGCGGACCTGCTGCGCCGGATGGGCCTCGAGGATCCCGTCTGGGTCCCCATCGGCGTGACGGTGGTCGTGGCGACGATCACGATCCTGGTCGCGATCTTCGGGCACGGGCTGATCGTGCGCGCCTACTCGTACATGGCCGCGACACTGTTCGTCATCTTCCTCGGGGTGGCCGCCTTCATCCTGCCGACGGTCGACTGGCAGTACACCGCGCCGGTGCCGCTCGAGGGGGTCGGCCTCTGGTCGGCGATGGCCATCGGGTTCACGATCCTCGCGTCGACGCCGCTGTCGTTCATCAACAGCCCCGACATCGCCCGCTACCTCCCGCGCTCCACGAAGCCGTCGCACATCGCGCTCGCGACGGGGCTGGGCGGCGGCATCCCGTTCATCGTCTTCACGATCGTCGGCGTGCTGCTGGCGACGGGCCTCAGCGGAGCGGCTTTCGAGGCCGGCCTCGACGTGGCCCTGCTCGACCTGCTGCCGGGGTGGTTCGGCCCGATCCTCGTGATCGGCGTCGTCATCAACACGATCGCACTGAACGCGATGACGACGTACACCTCGAGCATGGCGCTGCAGGCGATCGGCTTCCGGCTCCGCCGCATCCCCGCCGCCATCATCGTGGGCGCGGTGGGCACGGCCCTGACGATCTACCTCGTGCTGTCGTCGAGCCTGCTGGAGGCCGCGAACCTCATGCTGCAGTTCCTGGTGATCGTCTCGGGGCCCGCGATGGCGATCTTCGTCGTGGACGTGCTGCTGCGCCGGTACCGGTACGACGGCGTGGAGCTGTTCGACGACCACCCCGGCGGCCGCTTCTGGTACTCGGGCGGATGGGGACTGCCGGGCGTGATCGCCCTGCTGGTCGGCGGGCTCGCCACCGCGCTGTGCCTCTCGACGAGCGTCTGGTCGGGACCGATCGCGATGGCGACGGGGTACATCGACCTCTCGGTGCCGGTCGGCATGCTCGTCGCCGCCGCTCTCTACGCCGGCCTGCAGCGCACCCCGCTCGGAAGGAAGGGTCGTCCATGA
- a CDS encoding TetR/AcrR family transcriptional regulator, protein MTSSEIPVRTRKRPEERREEILEHATAIALDEGLERITLRAVADRLGVRPGLITHYFPAAEALVIEAFTRAAVQERERFFTTSGTPVDRVAHFAAHIERGASLPLARMWLNARHLARFSPALDTALQQQDQLDRERLTAIIEDGIASGDFPITDAETACIRILIAVDGGGSYVNTATPPTHRAHRQVVADVSEWALGLEPGALRAAVDAASAA, encoded by the coding sequence GTGACGTCAAGCGAGATTCCGGTACGGACGCGCAAGCGTCCCGAGGAGCGCCGGGAAGAGATCCTGGAGCACGCGACGGCGATCGCCCTCGACGAGGGCCTCGAGCGCATCACGCTGCGCGCTGTCGCCGACCGGCTCGGGGTGCGCCCGGGCCTGATCACGCACTACTTCCCCGCCGCCGAGGCCCTCGTCATCGAGGCGTTCACGCGCGCCGCCGTGCAGGAGCGCGAGCGGTTCTTCACGACGTCGGGGACCCCGGTGGACCGCGTGGCGCATTTCGCGGCGCACATCGAACGGGGCGCGTCACTGCCGCTCGCGCGGATGTGGCTCAACGCGCGGCACCTCGCCCGCTTCAGCCCGGCGCTCGACACCGCGCTGCAGCAGCAGGATCAGCTCGACCGCGAGCGGCTGACCGCGATCATCGAGGACGGCATCGCCTCGGGCGACTTCCCGATCACGGATGCGGAGACCGCCTGCATCCGGATCCTCATCGCCGTCGACGGCGGCGGCTCGTACGTGAACACCGCGACCCCGCCGACGCACCGCGCGCATCGTCAGGTCGTCGCCGACGTCAGCGAATGGGCTCTCGGGCTTGAGCCCGGCGCGCTGCGCGCGGCCGTCGACGCGGCGTCCGCGGCCTAG
- a CDS encoding iron-containing redox enzyme family protein — protein MTDLMPRTMPAPFSARGQLSELLLDTLPSEPDDALVDGVAEATAAALTTDDVLRDDDVQLSLFLLFALSYGSVPGLDADWEWHPALVAARRRLERATEARLREIVPLPPTPEATRDAVARCLFELTAPSHGPSVSRFVAKKADRRQLDEFLIIKSIYTLREADPHSWAIPRLTGRAKAALVEIQSDEYGGGDPGRVHAAIFAGTMRGCGLDDTYAAYVDQVPAIVLASQNMMSMFGLSHRLRGATVGHLAAFEMTSSLPNRSYGDGFRRHGFGPDVTWYFDEHVEADAVHEQIAGRDLAGSLAEDEPALLPDILFGAAACLTVDDLVGEHILECWSAGRSALRQPASRGIG, from the coding sequence ATGACCGACCTGATGCCGCGCACCATGCCGGCCCCCTTCTCCGCTCGCGGCCAGCTCAGCGAGCTGCTCCTCGACACGCTGCCCTCCGAGCCCGATGACGCGCTCGTCGACGGCGTGGCCGAGGCGACCGCCGCCGCCCTCACGACCGACGACGTGCTGCGAGACGACGACGTGCAGCTGTCGCTGTTCCTGCTGTTCGCCCTGTCGTACGGGTCGGTGCCCGGACTCGACGCGGATTGGGAGTGGCATCCCGCGCTCGTCGCCGCCCGTCGACGACTCGAGCGGGCGACGGAAGCACGGCTGCGGGAGATCGTCCCGCTGCCACCGACGCCCGAGGCCACGCGAGACGCGGTCGCACGGTGCCTGTTCGAGCTGACCGCGCCCTCTCACGGCCCGAGCGTGTCGCGCTTCGTCGCGAAGAAGGCCGATCGCCGCCAGCTCGACGAGTTCCTCATCATCAAGAGCATCTACACGCTGCGAGAGGCCGACCCGCACTCGTGGGCGATCCCCCGGCTCACCGGCCGCGCGAAGGCTGCGCTCGTCGAGATCCAGTCCGACGAGTACGGCGGCGGCGACCCGGGCCGGGTGCACGCCGCCATCTTCGCCGGGACCATGCGCGGCTGCGGGCTCGACGACACCTACGCCGCATACGTGGACCAGGTGCCGGCGATCGTGCTCGCGTCGCAGAACATGATGTCGATGTTCGGGCTCAGCCATCGTCTGCGCGGCGCGACGGTCGGGCACCTCGCCGCGTTCGAGATGACCTCGTCGCTCCCGAACCGCTCCTACGGCGACGGCTTCCGCCGGCACGGCTTCGGGCCGGACGTCACCTGGTACTTCGACGAGCACGTCGAGGCGGATGCCGTGCACGAGCAGATCGCGGGGCGCGACCTCGCGGGCTCCCTCGCGGAGGACGAGCCCGCCCTGCTGCCCGACATCCTGTTCGGTGCCGCCGCCTGCCTCACCGTCGACGACCTCGTCGGCGAACACATCCTCGAATGCTGGTCGGCCGGGCGCAGCGCGCTGCGGCAGCCGGCATCCCGCGGTATCGGGTGA
- a CDS encoding glycosyltransferase family 2 protein, translated as MLQPEALEYVLPLRWESDEGLDELTAYLRRLSEWVDVTVVDGSPASRFEEHRRAWTFLRHVPPALAGANGKARGAMTGIAISRHDRVVIADDDVRYERADLVRLSDLLRIADFVRPQNVFRPLPWHARWDTGRSLLNRALGGDFSGTVGVRRSALRGRPYDTDVLFENLELERTVRAHGGRVIVAHELCVTRRPPSVNRFLEQRVRQAYDDFAQPARLVRELLVLPIVVTAVLRRRWAALAVGVTAVAVLAETGRRRGGAAKAFPRTSALWAPLWLAERAVTVWIALGLRLRGGVRYRESRISRAATPLRRLKRAAAASADEENSKEHAHDRAA; from the coding sequence ATGCTGCAGCCCGAAGCCCTCGAGTACGTGCTGCCTCTGCGGTGGGAGAGCGACGAAGGACTCGACGAGCTGACGGCCTACCTCCGCCGTCTCTCGGAGTGGGTCGACGTGACGGTGGTGGACGGGTCGCCGGCGTCCCGGTTCGAGGAGCACCGGCGCGCGTGGACCTTCCTCCGGCACGTGCCGCCGGCCCTGGCCGGCGCGAACGGCAAGGCTCGTGGCGCGATGACCGGGATCGCCATCAGCCGGCACGACCGCGTGGTGATCGCCGACGACGACGTGCGGTACGAACGAGCGGATCTGGTCCGGCTGAGCGACCTGCTGCGCATCGCGGACTTCGTGCGGCCGCAGAACGTGTTCCGCCCGCTGCCCTGGCACGCCCGGTGGGACACCGGCCGCAGCCTTCTCAACCGAGCACTCGGAGGCGACTTCTCGGGCACCGTGGGCGTCCGCCGCTCGGCCCTGCGCGGCCGGCCCTACGACACCGACGTGCTGTTCGAGAACCTCGAGCTCGAGCGCACCGTGCGCGCCCACGGCGGCCGTGTCATCGTCGCGCATGAGCTCTGCGTGACGCGACGCCCGCCGAGCGTGAACCGGTTCTTGGAGCAACGGGTGCGCCAGGCGTACGACGACTTCGCGCAGCCGGCGAGGCTCGTGCGGGAGCTGCTCGTCCTGCCGATCGTGGTCACCGCGGTGCTGCGTCGCAGGTGGGCGGCCCTGGCGGTCGGGGTCACCGCTGTCGCCGTGCTGGCCGAGACGGGACGCCGGCGCGGCGGCGCAGCGAAGGCCTTCCCGCGGACATCCGCCCTGTGGGCGCCGCTCTGGCTGGCCGAGCGCGCCGTCACGGTCTGGATCGCGCTCGGTCTGCGCCTCCGCGGCGGCGTGCGCTATCGCGAGAGCCGGATCTCGCGGGCGGCCACACCCCTGCGGCGGCTGAAGCGAGCGGCCGCAGCATCCGCCGACGAAGAGAACTCGAAGGAGCACGCGCATGACCGAGCCGCATGA
- a CDS encoding CDGSH iron-sulfur domain-containing protein codes for MTEPHDTVTITPYTDGPLIVRGAAQLIDEHGEPIARHRRTVALCRCGASAIKPWCDGTHKLSGFRTEPPAA; via the coding sequence ATGACCGAGCCGCATGACACCGTGACCATCACGCCCTACACCGACGGCCCGCTCATCGTGCGGGGCGCGGCGCAACTGATCGATGAGCACGGCGAGCCGATCGCGCGTCACCGCCGGACGGTGGCGCTGTGCCGGTGCGGCGCCTCGGCGATCAAGCCCTGGTGCGACGGCACCCACAAGCTCTCGGGGTTCCGCACCGAGCCACCCGCGGCCTGA
- a CDS encoding glycosyl hydrolase family 65 protein, whose protein sequence is MPEISPFDVSPWGIGWSGWEPSRQARRESVFSLSNGHIGWRGTLDEGDPCETPGAYLNGLFEHHPMPYAEDGYGYPEHGETVVNAPDGKIIRLLVDDEPFDIREGRLESHEQQLDFRAGTLRRDVRWTSPSGATVRVESVRLVSLTHRAIAAIDYRVTALSGPIDITVLSEIVADEPLPDVHPDERVMEPLRHPYEPIDRVVTKTGATLVHRTKRSRIGVAVAMEHAISGAASSVETEAWEDEARTTVTTRLAAGDSIRVVKFVGHEWSDDLTDAALRDRVEAAVATAVRLGWEGMAREQRAYLDDFWDAADVELEGDTQLQQAVRFALFQVLQSAARADLRSIPGKGLTGPGYEGHTFWDAETFVLPVLTYTAPEAAAHALRWRHSTLDTARERAQQLHLDGAAFPWRTISGRECSGYWPAGTVAFHINADIAAAVTRHVRATGDEEFERDVGLEILVETARLWVSLGYVDAGGVFHIDGITGPDEYSALVDDNTFTNLAAQRNLRGAADAARRHNARARELGVRDDEIGRWEIIADAIALPYDEERRVHQQAAGYTDLERWDFEATSPEQYPLQNHFPYFDLYRKQVLKQADLVLALQLFHEAFTTEETARAFAYYEELTVRDSSLSASTQSVVAAWVGQSELAIEYLTEAATIDLDDLRDDVDDGLHIAALGGVWTAVVSGLGGMKDGPNGLEFCPRLTAPITRLAFGIRIGGRMLRVDVSGDTASYTLSEGAPLPIRHFGAAVELRAGKPTRLPIPPAPDPGPRPSQPKGRSPQEVRAAKGD, encoded by the coding sequence ATGCCTGAGATCTCGCCCTTCGACGTCTCACCGTGGGGCATCGGCTGGAGCGGCTGGGAGCCGTCGCGCCAGGCCCGCCGTGAGTCCGTCTTCTCCTTGTCGAACGGACACATCGGCTGGCGCGGCACCCTCGACGAGGGCGATCCCTGCGAGACGCCGGGCGCCTATCTCAACGGACTCTTCGAGCACCACCCGATGCCGTACGCCGAGGACGGCTATGGGTATCCCGAGCACGGCGAGACCGTGGTCAACGCCCCGGACGGCAAGATCATCCGGCTCCTCGTCGACGACGAGCCGTTCGACATCCGCGAGGGGCGACTCGAATCCCATGAGCAGCAGCTCGACTTCCGGGCGGGGACGCTGCGGCGCGATGTGCGCTGGACCTCTCCCTCCGGCGCCACGGTGCGTGTCGAGTCGGTGCGGCTGGTCTCGCTCACGCATCGCGCGATCGCCGCGATCGACTACCGCGTGACCGCGCTCAGCGGTCCGATCGACATCACGGTGCTCTCCGAGATCGTCGCGGACGAGCCGCTGCCGGACGTGCACCCCGACGAGCGCGTCATGGAGCCGCTCCGGCATCCCTACGAGCCGATCGACCGCGTCGTCACGAAGACCGGGGCGACGCTCGTGCATCGCACCAAGCGCAGCCGCATCGGCGTGGCCGTCGCCATGGAACACGCGATCTCGGGCGCGGCGTCGTCCGTCGAGACCGAGGCGTGGGAGGACGAGGCCCGCACCACGGTGACGACACGGCTCGCGGCGGGCGACAGCATCCGTGTCGTGAAGTTCGTCGGTCACGAATGGTCTGATGATCTGACGGATGCTGCGCTGCGCGACCGCGTCGAAGCCGCCGTCGCGACGGCCGTGCGTCTCGGATGGGAGGGCATGGCGCGCGAGCAGCGGGCGTACCTCGACGACTTCTGGGATGCCGCGGACGTCGAGCTCGAGGGCGACACGCAGCTGCAGCAGGCGGTGCGTTTCGCGCTGTTCCAGGTGCTGCAGTCGGCGGCGCGGGCCGACCTGCGGTCGATTCCCGGCAAGGGGCTCACCGGTCCGGGCTACGAGGGGCACACCTTCTGGGATGCCGAGACCTTCGTGCTCCCGGTGCTGACGTACACCGCGCCCGAGGCGGCGGCCCACGCGCTGCGGTGGCGCCATTCGACACTCGACACGGCGCGCGAGCGGGCTCAGCAGCTGCACCTCGACGGCGCCGCCTTCCCCTGGCGGACGATCAGCGGACGCGAGTGCTCGGGGTACTGGCCGGCGGGCACCGTCGCCTTCCACATCAATGCCGATATCGCCGCAGCGGTGACGCGTCACGTGCGCGCGACCGGCGACGAGGAGTTCGAGCGGGACGTGGGGCTCGAGATCCTCGTCGAGACCGCACGACTGTGGGTCTCGCTGGGCTATGTGGACGCGGGCGGCGTGTTCCACATCGACGGAATCACCGGGCCCGACGAGTACTCCGCGCTCGTCGACGACAACACGTTCACGAACCTGGCGGCGCAGCGCAACCTCCGCGGCGCCGCCGACGCCGCGAGGCGCCACAACGCGCGGGCGCGGGAGCTCGGGGTGCGCGACGACGAGATCGGCCGGTGGGAGATCATCGCCGACGCGATCGCGCTGCCGTACGACGAGGAGCGCCGTGTGCACCAGCAGGCCGCCGGTTACACCGACCTCGAGCGCTGGGACTTCGAGGCGACGTCGCCCGAGCAGTACCCGCTGCAGAACCACTTCCCGTACTTCGACCTCTATCGCAAGCAGGTGCTGAAACAGGCCGACCTGGTGCTGGCGCTGCAGCTGTTCCACGAGGCGTTCACGACGGAAGAGACCGCCCGCGCGTTCGCGTACTACGAGGAGCTCACCGTGCGGGACTCGTCGCTTTCGGCGTCGACCCAGTCGGTCGTGGCGGCATGGGTCGGGCAGAGCGAGCTGGCGATCGAGTACTTGACGGAGGCCGCCACCATCGACCTCGACGATCTGCGCGACGACGTCGACGACGGCCTGCACATCGCGGCGCTCGGGGGAGTGTGGACGGCGGTCGTCTCGGGCCTGGGCGGCATGAAGGACGGACCGAACGGTCTCGAGTTCTGCCCGCGGCTGACCGCGCCCATCACACGTCTCGCGTTCGGCATCAGGATCGGCGGACGGATGCTGCGCGTCGACGTCTCCGGCGACACGGCGTCGTACACGCTCAGCGAGGGCGCACCGCTGCCGATCCGGCACTTCGGGGCGGCCGTCGAGCTGCGTGCGGGGAAGCCGACGCGGTTGCCGATCCCGCCTGCGCCCGACCCGGGCCCCCGTCCGTCGCAGCCGAAGGGGCGCTCGCCGCAGGAGGTGCGCGCCGCGAAGGGCGACTGA
- a CDS encoding alpha/beta fold hydrolase has protein sequence MNTATSADGTPIAYEETGDGPVVVIVNGAMSTAADAAGLATALADAGFRAVTWDRRARGSSGDRPGSTPDREVEDLAAVIGAVGGEAAVLGHSSGAVLGLVAASRGVPVRALFLSEPPLRFGEDEPADDLAERLQAFVDEGRPEEAIVTFQLEGVGLPREMVDQIRASEMFPGLVALAQSTVYDTNLTREASTPGPEMLSVAAPITVLRGAQTFPMLITAADHLADEVDGAELVVVPESVMHRPDPAATARVVRERLA, from the coding sequence ATGAACACCGCGACCTCCGCCGACGGCACCCCCATCGCCTACGAAGAGACCGGCGACGGCCCCGTCGTCGTCATCGTGAACGGCGCCATGTCGACCGCCGCCGACGCGGCAGGACTCGCGACGGCCCTGGCGGATGCCGGCTTCCGAGCCGTCACATGGGACCGCCGTGCACGCGGCTCCAGTGGTGACAGGCCGGGCTCGACGCCCGATCGAGAAGTCGAGGACCTGGCAGCGGTGATCGGCGCCGTCGGCGGCGAGGCGGCCGTTCTCGGGCACTCGTCCGGAGCGGTGCTCGGACTGGTCGCCGCCTCGCGCGGCGTGCCGGTCCGGGCGCTGTTCCTGTCGGAGCCACCGCTGCGCTTCGGCGAGGACGAACCCGCCGACGACCTGGCCGAGCGGCTGCAGGCCTTCGTCGACGAGGGGCGGCCCGAGGAGGCGATCGTCACTTTCCAGCTCGAGGGCGTCGGACTCCCCCGCGAGATGGTGGACCAGATCCGGGCCAGCGAGATGTTCCCCGGCCTGGTGGCGCTCGCGCAGTCGACCGTCTACGACACCAACCTCACGAGGGAGGCGTCGACGCCAGGCCCGGAGATGCTCTCGGTCGCCGCTCCGATCACGGTGCTGCGCGGAGCCCAGACCTTCCCCATGCTGATCACCGCCGCCGACCACCTGGCCGACGAGGTCGACGGCGCCGAGCTCGTCGTCGTTCCGGAGTCGGTCATGCATCGCCCCGACCCCGCCGCCACGGCGCGCGTGGTGCGGGAACGTCTCGCGTAA
- a CDS encoding metalloregulator ArsR/SmtB family transcription factor: MMDAAHKGSDDDLVFKALAAPLRRRMLDALKQEPLTTGALCARFPEVDRTTVLQHLRVLEKAELVTGRKIGRERHLALAPVPIKRIHDRWIGEYTRAAVDLLDRLGD, translated from the coding sequence ATGATGGATGCCGCGCACAAGGGGTCTGACGACGACCTCGTGTTCAAAGCGCTCGCGGCGCCGCTGCGCCGCCGCATGCTGGACGCGCTGAAACAGGAGCCGCTTACGACGGGGGCACTGTGCGCCCGGTTCCCCGAGGTCGATCGCACCACAGTGCTGCAGCACCTTCGCGTGCTGGAGAAGGCCGAGCTCGTGACGGGTCGCAAGATCGGGCGCGAACGCCACCTGGCGCTCGCGCCCGTCCCCATCAAGCGCATCCACGACCGCTGGATCGGGGAGTACACGCGCGCGGCGGTCGATCTGCTCGACCGCCTCGGGGACTGA